The following coding sequences are from one Sphingobium sp. Cam5-1 window:
- the pstB gene encoding phosphate ABC transporter ATP-binding protein PstB — MHEPQTLVPATQTKMTARDVKVFYGEKQAIKGVSIDVDMDNVTAFIGPSGCGKSTFLRTLNRMNDTVASARVEGTITLDGEDIYAPSMDVVQLRARVGMVFQKPNPFPKSIYENIAYGPRIHGLAHAKADLDVIVEKSLRRAGLWEEVKDRLHDSGTALSGGQQQRLCIGRAIAVEPEVILMDEPCSALDPIATAKIEELIHELRGRYAIVIVTHNMQQAARVSQRTAFFHLGELVEYGVTSDIFTNPRQERTKDYITGRYG, encoded by the coding sequence ATGCACGAACCGCAAACACTGGTGCCCGCCACCCAAACCAAGATGACCGCGCGCGACGTGAAGGTCTTCTACGGCGAAAAGCAGGCGATCAAAGGCGTCTCCATCGACGTCGACATGGACAATGTCACGGCCTTCATCGGCCCGTCGGGCTGCGGCAAGTCGACCTTCCTGCGGACGCTGAACCGCATGAACGACACGGTCGCCAGCGCACGCGTCGAAGGCACGATCACGCTGGACGGCGAGGACATCTATGCCCCGTCGATGGACGTCGTGCAGCTGCGCGCCCGGGTCGGCATGGTCTTCCAGAAACCCAATCCCTTCCCCAAGTCGATCTACGAAAATATCGCCTACGGCCCCCGCATCCACGGCCTGGCCCATGCCAAAGCGGACCTCGACGTCATCGTCGAAAAGTCGCTGCGCCGCGCCGGTCTATGGGAAGAGGTGAAGGACCGCCTGCACGACAGCGGCACCGCGCTTTCGGGCGGCCAGCAGCAGCGCCTCTGCATCGGCCGCGCCATCGCGGTCGAGCCCGAAGTCATCCTGATGGACGAGCCCTGCTCGGCTCTCGACCCCATCGCCACCGCAAAGATCGAGGAGCTGATCCACGAACTGCGCGGTCGTTACGCGATCGTGATCGTGACGCACAATATGCAGCAGGCCGCCCGCGTGTCACAGCGCACGGCCTTCTTCCATCTGGGCGAACTGGTCGAATATGGCGTGACCTCGGACATCTTCACCAATCCTCGCCAGGAGCGGACCAAGGATTACATCACCGGCCGCTACGGCTGA
- the pstC gene encoding phosphate ABC transporter permease subunit PstC — MTGPAIFLLLAGLGAIAWVSARTRALRLQTAARASGRRDAVHSLPGYHGWYVALWTLIPAAIFLAVWANVAPGLVTQQVLSSPAAQSLPADDFSRSAILGEARAIAAGSQAGAFNPLSQGLVQPYKDAIGKYGIAGAALALVLAFAGGAYAFTRVRPDFRARTRVERLVMAVLLVASLLAIVTTLGIVVSLLWQSLRFFSMVNPFDFLFGTKWSPQSAALGYGNDDAFGAVPLFWGTIFIGAIIAMIVAIPLGLMSAIYLTQYASPTVRKWMKPILEVLAGVPTVVYGYFAALTVAPALRDFAVAIGIHGASSESALAAGLVMGVMIIPFVSSMADDSVAAVPQSMRDGSLAMGATTSETIRRVLIPAALPGVVGGVLLAVSRAIGETMIVVMAAGLAANLTLNPFASVTTVTTQIVQLLTGDQEFDSAKTLAAFALGLVLFVVTLLLNIVALRVVKKYREAYE; from the coding sequence ATGACAGGTCCTGCAATCTTCCTGCTGCTGGCGGGCCTGGGCGCCATCGCTTGGGTCAGTGCCCGGACGCGCGCGTTGCGGCTGCAAACCGCCGCGCGCGCTTCGGGCCGCCGCGACGCCGTGCATAGCCTTCCTGGCTATCACGGCTGGTATGTCGCGCTCTGGACGCTCATCCCGGCAGCGATCTTTCTCGCCGTCTGGGCGAACGTCGCCCCCGGGCTGGTCACTCAGCAAGTGTTGAGCAGCCCGGCCGCGCAGAGCCTGCCAGCAGATGATTTCTCGCGCTCGGCCATATTAGGCGAAGCGCGGGCGATCGCTGCTGGATCGCAGGCAGGAGCGTTCAACCCGCTCTCGCAGGGCCTTGTCCAACCCTATAAGGACGCCATCGGCAAATATGGCATCGCGGGCGCAGCGCTCGCACTGGTGCTGGCCTTTGCCGGGGGCGCCTATGCCTTCACTCGCGTGCGGCCTGATTTCCGGGCGCGCACGCGGGTCGAACGGCTGGTGATGGCGGTGTTGCTTGTGGCATCGCTCCTGGCGATCGTCACCACATTGGGCATCGTCGTGTCGCTGCTGTGGCAGAGCCTGCGCTTCTTCTCGATGGTGAACCCGTTCGATTTTCTCTTCGGCACCAAATGGAGCCCGCAATCGGCGGCGCTGGGATACGGCAATGACGATGCCTTCGGCGCTGTCCCGCTATTCTGGGGCACGATCTTCATCGGCGCGATCATCGCGATGATCGTCGCCATCCCGCTCGGCCTGATGAGTGCCATTTATCTGACCCAATATGCCAGCCCCACCGTGCGCAAGTGGATGAAGCCCATCCTTGAGGTGCTCGCGGGTGTGCCCACCGTCGTCTACGGCTATTTCGCCGCGTTGACAGTGGCCCCTGCATTGCGCGACTTCGCCGTTGCGATCGGTATCCACGGCGCGTCCTCGGAAAGCGCTCTGGCCGCTGGGCTCGTCATGGGCGTGATGATCATACCCTTCGTATCCTCCATGGCCGACGACAGCGTCGCCGCAGTCCCCCAATCCATGCGCGACGGCAGCCTAGCCATGGGCGCAACCACCAGCGAAACGATCCGCCGCGTGCTGATCCCCGCCGCCCTCCCCGGCGTTGTCGGCGGCGTGCTGCTGGCTGTCAGCCGCGCGATCGGCGAGACGATGATCGTGGTGATGGCAGCCGGTCTGGCGGCAAACCTCACCCTGAACCCCTTCGCCAGCGTCACGACCGTGACGACGCAGATCGTCCAACTGCTGACCGGCGACCAGGAATTCGACAGCGCAAAGACGCTGGCGGCCTTTGCCCTCGGCCTCGTCCTCTTCGTGGTGACGCTGCTGCTCAACATCGTGGCCCTGCGGGTCGTGAAGAAATATCGCGAGGCTTACGAATAA
- the pstA gene encoding phosphate ABC transporter permease PstA — protein MAPERLPTDWKSDAMRKRIARRYASERRFKAAGLLAVALSAAFLAFLLFNMLGNGLRGFTRTEIAVKIDFPASPLLLDPNAITDQSLANANLPMVTGDVVKKALGADAEEWVSPTAWVVLRDAIKADPGILSRTETIKLPASTTIDLAAKSEGSPEAEAAVERLNKAGLLTTGFNISFLSASDGTDPTQVGIWGAFKGSLLTMLVTLVLSFPIGVATAVYLEEYARKNWLTDIIEVSINNLAAVPSIIFGLLGLSIFLNFLHLPRSAALVGGMTLALMTMPVIVIAGRNAIKSVPPSIRDAALGIGASPVQVVFHHVLPLALPGILTGTIIGMARALGETAPLLMIGMRAFIATPPGGVTDPATVLPVQIFLWSDEVSKGFVEKTSAAIIVLLVFLLAMNGLAIYLRNKFEKRW, from the coding sequence ATGGCACCCGAACGCCTTCCCACCGACTGGAAGTCGGACGCGATGCGCAAGCGGATCGCCCGCCGCTATGCCTCCGAACGCCGCTTCAAGGCGGCTGGGCTTCTCGCCGTGGCACTGTCGGCCGCCTTTCTCGCTTTCCTGCTCTTCAACATGCTGGGCAACGGCCTGCGCGGTTTCACGCGGACGGAAATAGCGGTGAAAATCGACTTCCCCGCGTCGCCGCTGCTGCTCGATCCCAACGCAATTACTGATCAGTCGCTCGCCAACGCGAACCTTCCGATGGTGACGGGCGACGTCGTGAAAAAAGCGCTGGGCGCGGATGCCGAGGAATGGGTGTCGCCCACGGCCTGGGTCGTTCTGCGTGACGCTATCAAGGCCGATCCCGGCATCCTGAGCCGCACTGAGACCATCAAACTCCCCGCATCAACCACCATCGATCTGGCGGCAAAGAGCGAGGGCTCGCCCGAGGCCGAAGCAGCGGTGGAGCGCCTGAACAAGGCGGGCCTGCTCACGACCGGCTTCAATATAAGCTTCCTGTCTGCCAGCGATGGCACCGACCCGACACAGGTCGGCATCTGGGGCGCGTTCAAGGGATCGCTGCTGACGATGCTGGTGACGCTGGTGCTGAGCTTCCCGATCGGCGTCGCGACTGCCGTCTATCTGGAAGAATATGCGCGCAAGAACTGGCTGACCGACATTATCGAAGTGTCGATCAACAATCTCGCCGCGGTTCCTTCGATCATCTTCGGCCTGCTCGGCCTGTCGATCTTCCTGAATTTCCTGCATCTGCCCCGCTCCGCCGCACTGGTCGGCGGCATGACGCTGGCGCTGATGACCATGCCGGTCATCGTCATCGCCGGCCGTAACGCCATCAAGTCGGTGCCGCCCAGCATCCGTGACGCCGCGCTAGGCATCGGCGCCAGCCCGGTCCAAGTCGTGTTCCACCACGTCCTGCCGCTCGCCCTGCCCGGCATCCTCACCGGCACGATCATCGGCATGGCCCGCGCGCTCGGCGAAACCGCGCCACTGCTGATGATCGGCATGCGCGCCTTCATCGCCACGCCGCCGGGAGGGGTCACCGACCCTGCAACGGTTCTCCCGGTGCAAATCTTCCTCTGGTCCGACGAAGTCTCCAAGGGTTTCGTTGAAAAGACCTCCGCTGCCATCATCGTCCTACTGGTCTTCCTGCTCGCGATGAACGGCCTCGCCATCTACCTGCGCAACAAGTTCGAAAAACGGTGGTAA